In one window of Microbacterium natoriense DNA:
- a CDS encoding M20/M25/M40 family metallo-hydrolase: MNVATQDQTATTTYTAARGCTAQAVYPVTINDDHTTAETLAWLGEQFGGQRVQTLPNPGMGSEDFSFVLNEVPGTFVMLATTPPDIDADTTEFSHSPRVYFDDAVLGDQTAALANLAWPKLASDADPE; the protein is encoded by the coding sequence GTGAATGTTGCGACGCAGGATCAGACGGCGACCACGACATACACCGCGGCCCGTGGCTGCACCGCTCAGGCTGTATACCCGGTCACGATCAACGACGATCACACGACGGCCGAGACACTGGCCTGGCTGGGCGAGCAGTTCGGCGGGCAGCGCGTCCAGACGCTGCCCAACCCCGGTATGGGGTCGGAGGACTTCTCCTTCGTGCTCAACGAAGTCCCCGGTACTTTCGTGATGCTTGCGACCACACCTCCCGATATCGACGCCGACACCACCGAATTCAGCCACTCGCCACGTGTGTACTTCGATGATGCGGTGCTCGGCGATCAGACTGCCGCCCTCGCGAATCTCGCCTGGCCCAAACTCGCATCTGACGCCGATCCCGAGTGA